One region of Streptomyces sp. NBC_00442 genomic DNA includes:
- a CDS encoding carboxymuconolactone decarboxylase family protein, whose translation MRIDIPEGQEPIGYVWGDMVPGIGMAAANFSLSVYAHTTLGLREFEAARLRVAQINGCQFCLDWRTDRDGEKVEESFADAVTEWRTTDAFDDRTRLAAEYAERYAVDHHGLDEEFWARMTAHYSQVEIVELSMSIGSWLAFGRLNHVLGLDSACVLPAT comes from the coding sequence ATGAGGATCGACATCCCCGAGGGCCAGGAGCCGATCGGGTACGTGTGGGGCGACATGGTGCCCGGCATCGGCATGGCCGCCGCCAACTTCTCCCTCTCCGTGTACGCGCACACCACTCTGGGGCTGCGGGAGTTCGAGGCGGCGCGGCTGCGGGTGGCGCAGATCAACGGCTGCCAGTTCTGCCTGGACTGGCGCACCGACCGGGACGGCGAGAAGGTCGAGGAATCCTTCGCCGACGCGGTCACCGAGTGGCGCACCACGGATGCCTTCGACGACCGCACCCGGCTCGCGGCCGAGTACGCCGAGCGGTACGCCGTGGACCACCACGGGCTCGACGAGGAGTTCTGGGCGCGGATGACCGCGCACTACAGCCAGGTCGAGATCGTGGAGCTGAGCATGAGCATCGGCTCCTGGCTGGCGTTCGGCCGGCTCAACCATGTGCTCGGCCTCGACTCCGCGTGCGTCCTTCCCGCCACCTGA
- a CDS encoding GMC oxidoreductase — MSDTTMQHSGSQGVSRRRFIAGTGSILGAAALVGHGAAAQARSFAPTAAIGDGAHVPALVIGTGYGGSVAALRLAQAGVDVQMIEMGMAWDTPGSDGKIFCNTTSPDYRSYWLRTKTKQPLSNFFGIPIDRTIPRYTGILDAEDFSGITVYQGRGVGGGSLVNGGMAVTPKRENFGAILPSVNPDEMYNTYYPRANAGLGSGLIDPAWFDTVDCYQFARVGRKQAQRSGFPFVFVPDVYDWDYMKQESAGTVPQSAVAGEILYGNNYGKKSLQKTYLAQAKSTGRVTISPLHRVTSVSPATGGAYTVVIEQLNTNGDVTATKSVTADKVFFAAGSVGTSKLLVKLKATGALPRLNGEVGRGWGDNGNVMCGRANYLWDPTGKVQASIPCGGIDNWNAGGAFAEVAPLPTGIETYASFYLSITKNPNRGTFSWNPVAGRVDLDWQTAWKQASIDMAKTIFDKINATEGTIYRTDLFGVYKIWNDTLTYHPLGGAVLNKATDNYGRLQGYPGLYVIDGSLIPGNTSVNPFVTITALAERNIEKIIAADLA; from the coding sequence ATGAGTGACACTACCATGCAACATTCGGGTTCCCAGGGTGTTTCCAGGCGAAGATTCATTGCTGGAACAGGTTCTATTCTTGGAGCGGCGGCCCTGGTCGGGCACGGCGCCGCGGCTCAGGCGCGTTCCTTCGCACCGACCGCCGCCATCGGTGACGGCGCCCACGTCCCGGCTCTCGTGATCGGCACCGGATACGGCGGCTCGGTCGCGGCCCTGCGACTGGCCCAGGCCGGCGTCGACGTGCAGATGATCGAGATGGGCATGGCGTGGGACACGCCGGGCTCGGACGGCAAGATCTTCTGCAACACGACATCGCCGGACTACCGCTCCTACTGGCTGCGCACCAAGACCAAGCAGCCGCTGAGCAACTTCTTCGGCATTCCGATCGACAGGACCATCCCCCGCTACACCGGGATCCTGGACGCCGAGGACTTCAGCGGCATCACCGTCTACCAGGGCCGGGGCGTCGGCGGCGGTTCGCTCGTCAACGGCGGCATGGCGGTCACGCCGAAGCGGGAGAACTTCGGCGCCATCCTCCCGTCGGTCAACCCCGACGAGATGTACAACACCTACTATCCGCGCGCCAACGCGGGCCTCGGCTCGGGGCTCATCGACCCGGCCTGGTTCGACACGGTGGACTGCTACCAGTTCGCCCGCGTCGGCCGCAAGCAGGCCCAGCGCTCCGGCTTCCCCTTCGTGTTCGTGCCCGACGTGTACGACTGGGACTACATGAAGCAGGAGTCGGCCGGAACCGTTCCCCAATCGGCCGTCGCGGGCGAGATCCTGTACGGCAACAACTACGGCAAGAAGTCGCTCCAGAAGACCTATCTGGCCCAGGCGAAGTCGACCGGCAGGGTCACCATCTCCCCGCTGCACAGGGTCACTTCGGTCTCCCCGGCCACGGGCGGCGCCTACACGGTCGTCATCGAGCAGCTCAACACCAACGGAGACGTCACGGCCACCAAGTCCGTCACCGCGGACAAGGTGTTCTTCGCGGCCGGCAGCGTGGGCACCAGCAAGCTCCTGGTCAAGCTGAAGGCCACCGGCGCACTGCCCCGCCTCAACGGCGAGGTCGGCCGGGGCTGGGGCGACAACGGCAACGTCATGTGCGGGCGCGCCAACTACCTGTGGGATCCCACAGGCAAGGTCCAGGCGTCCATCCCGTGCGGCGGCATCGACAACTGGAACGCGGGAGGCGCGTTCGCCGAGGTCGCGCCGCTGCCCACCGGCATCGAGACGTACGCCTCGTTCTACCTGTCCATCACCAAGAACCCCAACCGCGGCACGTTCTCCTGGAACCCCGTGGCCGGCCGCGTCGACCTGGACTGGCAGACCGCCTGGAAGCAGGCGTCCATCGACATGGCCAAGACCATCTTCGACAAGATCAACGCGACGGAAGGGACGATCTACCGCACCGACCTGTTCGGCGTCTACAAGATCTGGAACGACACGCTCACCTACCACCCGCTGGGCGGCGCCGTGCTGAACAAGGCGACCGACAACTACGGTCGCCTGCAAGGGTATCCGGGCCTGTACGTCATCGACGGCTCGCTGATCCCGGGCAACACCAGCGTCAACCCGTTCGTCACCATCACGGCGCTCGCCGAACGGAACATCGAGAAGATCATCGCCGCCGACCTCGCATGA
- a CDS encoding NAD(P)H-dependent amine dehydrogenase family protein has product MIPTVVWGTGNVGRAAIRAVEAHPALRLAAVLVHDPAKVGRDAGELAGVEGVLGVAATDDVEAVLASGPRAVVYAASGDIRPDEALADACRAVRAGAVVVTPALYPLYDHISAPPEWRDPVLAAVAEGGGSLFVSGVDPGWGNDVLPLLISGLGTTVDAIRCQEIFDYSTYEQEESVRYLIGMGQPMEYEPLMLAPSIPTMVWGGQLRLMARALGVELDDVRETLERRPLDATVSTRTMGTFEAGTQGAVRFEVQGIVGGEPRIVIEHVTRIHPSCAPDWPSPPDGGDGAHRVVIEGRPRIEVTVEATDEGENRSAGGNATAVGRLVNAVDWLAAAEPGLYDALDVPLRPAVGRLGRKPQ; this is encoded by the coding sequence ATGATTCCCACGGTTGTCTGGGGTACCGGCAATGTCGGCCGTGCCGCGATACGCGCCGTCGAGGCCCATCCCGCGCTGCGACTCGCGGCCGTACTGGTCCACGACCCGGCCAAGGTGGGCCGCGACGCGGGTGAACTGGCCGGCGTCGAGGGCGTGTTGGGTGTCGCGGCGACCGACGACGTCGAGGCGGTCCTGGCCTCGGGTCCGCGGGCCGTGGTGTACGCGGCGTCCGGCGACATCCGCCCCGACGAGGCCCTCGCCGACGCCTGCCGCGCCGTCCGTGCGGGCGCCGTCGTGGTCACCCCCGCGCTCTATCCGCTCTACGACCACATCAGCGCGCCACCGGAATGGCGGGACCCGGTGCTCGCCGCCGTCGCGGAGGGCGGCGGGTCCCTGTTCGTCTCGGGTGTCGACCCGGGCTGGGGCAACGACGTGCTGCCGCTGCTGATCAGCGGTCTCGGCACCACCGTGGACGCGATCCGCTGCCAGGAGATCTTCGACTACTCCACCTATGAGCAGGAGGAGTCGGTGCGGTACCTGATCGGCATGGGGCAGCCGATGGAGTACGAACCCCTGATGCTCGCCCCGTCCATACCGACGATGGTGTGGGGCGGCCAACTCAGGCTCATGGCAAGGGCGTTGGGGGTCGAGCTCGACGACGTCCGCGAGACCTTGGAGCGCCGGCCGCTGGACGCGACGGTGAGCACGCGCACGATGGGCACCTTCGAGGCGGGCACCCAGGGTGCGGTGCGGTTCGAGGTGCAGGGCATCGTCGGGGGTGAGCCGCGCATCGTCATCGAGCACGTCACACGGATCCACCCCTCCTGCGCCCCCGACTGGCCGTCTCCGCCCGACGGCGGCGACGGGGCGCACCGCGTCGTGATCGAGGGGCGGCCGCGCATCGAGGTCACGGTCGAGGCGACCGACGAGGGCGAGAACCGGTCGGCGGGCGGCAACGCCACCGCGGTCGGGCGTCTGGTGAACGCCGTCGACTGGCTGGCGGCCGCCGAACCCGGACTCTACGACGCGCTCGACGTCCCGCTGCGCCCGGCAGTCGGCAGACTCGGAAGGAAACCACAATGA
- a CDS encoding IclR family transcriptional regulator, whose amino-acid sequence MGRLVPAVARALDVLELFLESEGSLSAPDVTRRLQLPRTTVHELLTTLAARSYLAPVPEQPGRYRLGVRNHQLGSRYAEQLDLAAEGQQVAREVAQTCDETVHVAILEDTDVIYIAKVDSTHAVRMVSAAGRRLPAHCTSVGKMLLAMVPDADLDARLDGRELVAMTPDSITEPAALRSALAEIRERGTAVEHRESNPDVSCVAAPVRDRTGRVVAALSISVPMIRWSDDREKELAALAEKGAGDLSERLGHRGRP is encoded by the coding sequence ATGGGCCGACTGGTTCCCGCGGTGGCGAGGGCGCTGGACGTCCTCGAGCTCTTCCTGGAGAGCGAAGGCAGCCTCTCCGCGCCCGACGTCACCCGCCGCCTCCAGCTTCCCCGCACCACCGTCCACGAGCTGCTCACCACCCTGGCGGCCCGTTCCTATCTGGCGCCGGTGCCCGAGCAGCCCGGCCGCTACCGGCTCGGCGTACGCAACCACCAGCTCGGCAGCCGCTACGCCGAACAGCTCGATCTCGCGGCCGAGGGCCAGCAGGTGGCCCGCGAGGTGGCGCAGACCTGCGACGAGACGGTGCACGTCGCGATCCTGGAGGACACCGACGTCATCTACATCGCCAAGGTCGACTCCACCCACGCCGTCCGCATGGTCTCGGCCGCGGGCCGCCGGCTGCCCGCACACTGCACCTCCGTCGGAAAGATGCTGCTCGCGATGGTGCCCGATGCGGACCTCGACGCCCGCCTCGACGGACGCGAACTCGTCGCCATGACGCCCGACAGCATCACCGAGCCCGCCGCCCTGCGGTCCGCCCTCGCCGAGATCCGCGAGCGCGGGACCGCCGTCGAGCACCGCGAGTCCAATCCGGACGTGAGCTGCGTGGCGGCGCCGGTCAGGGACCGCACGGGCCGCGTCGTCGCCGCGCTCTCCATTTCCGTTCCCATGATCCGGTGGAGCGACGACCGCGAGAAGGAGCTGGCGGCGCTCGCCGAGAAGGGCGCGGGCGACCTCTCCGAGCGACTGGGCCACCGGGGCCGGCCATGA
- a CDS encoding SMP-30/gluconolactonase/LRE family protein: MTCELAVHAGAELGEGPTWDPAAGRLIWVDILSSRIHTYDPATGRRTVMATEQHVGAAKPRAAGGLVVNLRDGVALYGPDGITDGRPGEGFRWLRRAPVTGRRANDAAVAPDGALWAGTMRYDEAPGGATLTRFAPDGSATEILGDVSVSNGIGWSPDGRLMYYIDTPARTVDVFDFDGRLAHNRREFVAVEAAAGFPDGLTVDAEGGVWVALWDGGAVRRYAADGTLDQVVEVPVRRPTACAFGGPGLTDLYITSARAGLAAPHPLSGSLLVVPGAGRGLPGTAFAG; the protein is encoded by the coding sequence ATGACCTGCGAACTCGCGGTGCACGCGGGGGCCGAGCTCGGCGAGGGGCCCACCTGGGACCCGGCGGCCGGACGGCTGATCTGGGTCGACATCCTCTCCTCGCGGATCCACACCTACGATCCGGCCACCGGGCGCCGCACCGTCATGGCCACCGAGCAGCACGTCGGCGCGGCCAAGCCGCGCGCCGCGGGCGGCCTGGTCGTCAACCTGCGTGACGGTGTCGCGCTGTACGGACCGGACGGCATCACCGACGGCCGCCCCGGTGAAGGATTTCGCTGGCTGCGGCGGGCCCCGGTGACCGGCCGGCGCGCCAATGACGCGGCGGTCGCCCCCGACGGCGCCCTGTGGGCCGGCACGATGCGGTACGACGAGGCGCCGGGCGGCGCCACCCTGACCCGGTTCGCGCCGGACGGATCGGCCACCGAGATCCTGGGCGACGTGAGCGTCAGCAACGGCATCGGGTGGAGCCCGGACGGGCGGCTCATGTACTACATCGACACCCCGGCCCGCACCGTCGACGTCTTCGACTTCGACGGCCGACTGGCGCACAACCGGCGGGAGTTCGTCGCCGTCGAGGCGGCGGCCGGATTTCCCGACGGACTCACCGTGGACGCCGAGGGCGGCGTCTGGGTCGCGCTGTGGGACGGCGGCGCCGTGCGGCGGTACGCGGCCGACGGCACCCTGGACCAGGTCGTGGAGGTGCCCGTGCGGCGCCCCACCGCCTGCGCCTTCGGCGGCCCCGGCCTCACCGACCTCTACATCACCTCCGCCCGCGCGGGTCTGGCGGCGCCGCACCCCCTGTCCGGTTCGCTGCTCGTCGTCCCGGGCGCCGGGCGCGGCCTGCCGGGAACCGCGTTCGCGGGCTGA
- a CDS encoding class F sortase, with amino-acid sequence MAQRRRAPIARRRTRAYRLTRTAALTVSLVVGGVWWSQDDGPAAVSAAGPVEVGAVPAGDSRGGASPRPAAPPRPLPPSPAVSLAIPHLGIEAPVVALGLDAQHHLTTPPVDNPKVVGWYRQGPSPGESGTAVAVGHRDTRTGAAVFAELRALRPGRLVEARRADGRVAVYTVDRVTTYDKAHFPDQEVYGPAKRPELRLITCGGRFTPKTGYESNLVVFAHLAQVRSPATATTPAPARPPVHVHGAAPRHRAVP; translated from the coding sequence ATGGCGCAGCGTAGACGCGCCCCCATCGCCCGCCGCCGGACGCGCGCCTACCGCCTGACGAGGACGGCGGCCCTGACCGTGTCCCTGGTGGTGGGCGGCGTCTGGTGGTCCCAGGACGACGGCCCCGCCGCGGTCTCCGCCGCGGGGCCGGTGGAGGTCGGCGCCGTCCCGGCGGGCGACAGCCGTGGGGGCGCGTCTCCGCGGCCGGCGGCCCCGCCGCGGCCGCTGCCGCCGTCACCCGCGGTCTCACTGGCCATCCCGCACCTCGGCATCGAGGCGCCGGTCGTCGCCCTGGGCCTGGATGCCCAGCACCACCTCACCACGCCTCCCGTGGACAACCCGAAGGTGGTGGGCTGGTACCGGCAGGGGCCGTCGCCGGGCGAGTCGGGTACCGCGGTCGCGGTCGGTCACCGCGACACGAGGACCGGCGCCGCCGTCTTCGCGGAGCTGCGAGCGCTCCGTCCCGGCCGCCTGGTCGAGGCGCGCCGCGCCGACGGCAGGGTCGCCGTGTACACCGTGGACCGGGTCACGACGTACGACAAGGCGCACTTCCCCGACCAGGAGGTGTACGGGCCGGCGAAGCGCCCGGAGCTCCGGCTCATCACCTGCGGCGGCCGCTTCACCCCGAAGACGGGATACGAGAGCAACCTCGTCGTCTTCGCCCACCTGGCCCAGGTCCGCTCCCCCGCCACCGCCACCACCCCTGCCCCGGCGCGGCCGCCGGTGCACGTCCACGGGGCCGCGCCCCGGCACCGGGCCGTGCCGTAG